Proteins from a single region of Pseudodesulfovibrio portus:
- a CDS encoding VPLPA-CTERM sorting domain-containing protein, with protein sequence MSSRIMILTVLSLLIFGTSAFAAPMYADTAYDYTPGLNVGTARSITGNALDAPDASLRADDNDIRFLSLGIGSYDSSLPAGTDYTGNGYGGSVYFSFASNFTGWATIYETTYSRSGYNEFASVLGSLDGLTWTFLGDINNQNVDADGGYTVTFSGIYKFLKVVDTTALNGGVLADGFDIDAVKVNPTPVPGAVWLLGSGLVGLVGLRRRFSA encoded by the coding sequence ATGTCTTCGCGCATCATGATTCTGACCGTCCTGTCCCTGCTCATTTTCGGCACGAGCGCCTTTGCCGCGCCCATGTATGCCGACACGGCCTACGATTATACTCCGGGACTGAACGTCGGCACCGCCCGTTCGATCACCGGCAACGCCCTGGACGCTCCGGACGCCAGCCTCCGGGCGGACGACAACGACATCCGCTTCCTCAGCCTGGGCATCGGCAGCTACGACTCCAGCCTCCCGGCCGGCACCGACTACACCGGGAACGGCTACGGCGGGTCCGTCTATTTTTCCTTTGCCTCGAACTTCACCGGCTGGGCGACCATCTACGAGACCACTTACAGCCGTAGCGGCTACAACGAGTTCGCCTCCGTGCTCGGCAGCCTGGACGGCCTGACCTGGACCTTCCTGGGCGACATCAACAACCAGAACGTGGACGCCGACGGCGGGTACACCGTCACCTTCAGCGGCATCTACAAGTTCCTGAAGGTCGTGGACACCACGGCCCTCAACGGCGGCGTCCTGGCAGACGGCTTCGACATCGATGCCGTCAAGGTCAACCCCACGCCCGTTCCCGGCGCCGTCTGGCTGCTCGGCTCCGGCCTGGTCGGCCTGGTCGGCCTGAGAAGGCGCTTTTCCGCATAA
- a CDS encoding response regulator: MTPDAPLKILIVDGDGASALSTRTLLEQAGYAARMVGNGPEVINILNSVYFDLVLMDVDTEGTRDFRTARAIRQMDEVIAGIPIIALSGTSDPQVGSRCLKAGMNGFLAKPFSLLDFTDALRKMHNRRIFGQST; encoded by the coding sequence ATGACACCCGACGCACCCCTGAAAATCCTCATAGTCGATGGAGACGGCGCATCCGCCCTGAGCACGCGCACGCTCCTCGAGCAGGCCGGATACGCAGCCAGGATGGTCGGCAACGGCCCGGAAGTGATCAACATCCTCAACAGCGTCTACTTCGATCTGGTTCTCATGGACGTCGATACGGAAGGGACCAGGGATTTCCGGACCGCGCGGGCCATTCGTCAAATGGACGAGGTCATTGCCGGCATCCCCATCATCGCCCTGAGCGGCACGTCCGACCCGCAGGTCGGCAGCCGGTGCCTCAAGGCGGGCATGAACGGCTTTCTGGCCAAACCCTTCTCCCTTCTCGACTTCACCGATGCCCTGCGCAAGATGCACAACCGCAGGATATTCGGCCAATCGACATAA
- a CDS encoding YkgJ family cysteine cluster protein, giving the protein MQISNEKNTACKRCGDCCRNGGPALHSEDIPLIREGTIPLSDIVTLRKGERAFDQPTQAVTQLSEEILKIKGRDSTWTCTYFSPAGNTCGVYATRPAECRILFCGDVEPLKAMYQKDRLTRASLLPEGHPLLELISEHDAKCDPVRMEELGKAAREGDVEAGQDLKEMVVFDMEVRRLVPERTGMDREMNEFLFGRPLRILLAAMNIKVYEAGGTVRFGFN; this is encoded by the coding sequence TTGCAAATATCAAACGAGAAAAACACGGCCTGCAAACGGTGTGGCGACTGCTGCCGAAACGGCGGCCCGGCGCTGCATTCCGAGGATATTCCCCTGATCCGGGAAGGGACCATTCCGCTGTCCGACATCGTCACCCTGCGCAAGGGTGAACGGGCCTTTGACCAGCCCACCCAGGCCGTGACCCAACTTAGCGAAGAAATTCTCAAGATCAAGGGGCGCGACTCCACCTGGACGTGCACCTATTTCAGCCCCGCCGGCAACACCTGCGGGGTATACGCGACACGCCCCGCCGAATGCCGGATTCTGTTCTGCGGAGACGTCGAACCGCTGAAGGCCATGTATCAAAAGGACCGGTTGACCCGCGCCAGTCTGCTGCCCGAAGGCCACCCCCTGCTCGAACTGATCAGCGAGCACGACGCCAAGTGCGACCCCGTTCGCATGGAAGAGCTGGGCAAGGCGGCCCGTGAAGGCGACGTCGAGGCCGGGCAGGACCTCAAGGAGATGGTCGTCTTCGACATGGAAGTCCGCCGACTGGTCCCGGAACGGACGGGCATGGACCGGGAGATGAACGAATTCCTCTTCGGCCGTCCCCTGCGCATACTGCTGGCAGCCATGAACATCAAAGTATACGAAGCGGGCGGCACCGTCCGGTTCGGCTTCAACTAG
- the dsrA gene encoding dissimilatory-type sulfite reductase subunit alpha, producing the protein MAKHKTPLLDQLESGPWPSFVSDVKQEADARAKNEKGIDYQIPVDCPDDLLGVLEMSYTDGETHWKHGGIVGVFGYGGGVIGRYCDQPEMFPGVAHFHTVRVAQPNGKWYNTQLLRSLMDIWELRGSGLTNMHGATGDIVFLGTTTPQLEEIFWELTHDLDIDLGGSGSNLRTPATCLGMSRCEYACYDSQELCYNLTMEYQDELHRPAFPYKFKFKFDACPNGCVAAIARSDLSFIGTWKDEIRIDQEAVAAYVGGEIAPNAGAHAGRDWGKFDIQKEVVDLCPSKCISYDGKLTIDNKECVRCMHCINTMPKALRIGQETGCSILCGAKAPILDGPQMGSLLVPFIEVNKDDDYQAIKDIVENVWDWWMEEGKNRERIGETMKRLGMAALVNAAGVPVDARQVQEPRHNPYIFWKAEDVDGGWERDINDFRTRHQR; encoded by the coding sequence ATGGCGAAACACAAAACTCCTCTGTTGGATCAGCTGGAAAGCGGCCCGTGGCCCAGCTTCGTATCCGACGTCAAACAGGAGGCTGACGCTCGAGCCAAGAACGAGAAAGGTATCGACTATCAGATTCCTGTCGACTGTCCCGATGATTTGCTGGGCGTTCTGGAAATGTCCTACACCGATGGTGAGACTCACTGGAAGCACGGCGGCATCGTCGGCGTTTTCGGTTACGGCGGCGGCGTTATCGGTCGTTACTGCGACCAGCCCGAAATGTTCCCCGGCGTGGCTCACTTCCACACTGTCCGCGTGGCTCAGCCCAACGGTAAATGGTACAACACCCAGCTGCTTCGCTCCCTGATGGACATCTGGGAACTCCGCGGTTCCGGTCTGACCAACATGCACGGCGCCACCGGCGACATCGTGTTCCTCGGCACCACCACCCCGCAGCTCGAAGAGATCTTCTGGGAACTGACCCACGATCTGGACATCGACCTCGGCGGTTCCGGCTCCAACCTGCGTACCCCGGCCACCTGCCTCGGCATGTCCCGCTGTGAATACGCCTGCTACGACTCCCAGGAGCTGTGCTACAACCTGACCATGGAATACCAGGATGAGCTTCACCGTCCGGCATTCCCCTACAAGTTCAAGTTCAAGTTCGACGCTTGCCCCAACGGCTGCGTGGCTGCTATCGCCCGTTCCGACCTTTCCTTCATCGGTACCTGGAAAGACGAAATCCGTATCGATCAGGAAGCCGTTGCTGCCTACGTTGGTGGCGAGATCGCTCCCAACGCCGGTGCCCACGCCGGTCGCGACTGGGGCAAGTTCGACATCCAGAAGGAAGTCGTGGACCTGTGCCCGTCCAAGTGCATCTCCTACGATGGCAAGCTGACCATCGACAACAAGGAATGCGTCCGTTGCATGCACTGCATCAACACCATGCCCAAGGCTCTGCGTATCGGCCAGGAAACCGGTTGTTCCATCCTTTGCGGCGCCAAGGCTCCGATCCTCGACGGTCCCCAGATGGGTTCCCTGCTGGTGCCCTTCATCGAAGTGAACAAGGACGACGACTACCAGGCCATCAAGGACATTGTTGAAAACGTCTGGGATTGGTGGATGGAAGAAGGCAAGAACCGTGAGCGCATCGGTGAGACCATGAAGCGTCTCGGCATGGCTGCTCTGGTCAACGCCGCCGGCGTGCCCGTTGACGCCCGTCAGGTCCAGGAACCTCGCCACAACCCCTACATCTTCTGGAAGGCAGAAGACGTCGATGGTGGTTGGGAACGCGATATCAACGATTTCCGCACGCGTCACCAGCGCTAA
- the dsrB gene encoding dissimilatory-type sulfite reductase subunit beta — MAFISSGYDPSKPMEGRISDIGPRHFGEYLPPVIKDNFGKWAYHEIIEPGVLLHVADSGDKTYTVRAGTARLMTVTHIREICDIADKFSGGYVRFTTRNNLEFQVETEEKAKELKAFLNDQKFDGGSYKFPVGGTGAGVTNIVHTQGWVHCHTPATDASGTVKATMDVVFDDFQDMKLPAPVRISMACCLNMCGAVHCSDIAILGIHRKPPILDHEYLDNLCEIPLAVAACPTGAVRPSKVEINGETYKTVAVKEERCMFCGNCYTMCPSMPLADKEGDGIALMVGGKISNRITKPAFSKVVVPFIPNEPPRWPTMTKVIKKILDTYAADANKYERLGDWANRIGWERFFEKCDLPFSEHLIDDFRDPAYYTWRQTTQFKW; from the coding sequence ATGGCTTTTATTTCTTCTGGGTACGATCCCAGCAAACCGATGGAAGGTCGGATTTCCGACATTGGCCCTCGTCACTTCGGCGAGTACCTGCCCCCGGTTATCAAAGACAACTTTGGTAAATGGGCATACCACGAGATCATCGAGCCCGGCGTCCTGCTGCACGTCGCTGATTCCGGCGACAAGACCTACACCGTCCGCGCCGGTACCGCCCGTCTGATGACCGTGACGCACATCCGTGAAATCTGCGACATCGCCGACAAGTTCTCCGGCGGTTACGTCCGTTTCACCACCCGCAACAACCTCGAATTCCAGGTTGAGACCGAAGAGAAGGCCAAAGAACTGAAGGCTTTCCTCAACGACCAGAAATTCGACGGCGGTTCCTACAAGTTCCCCGTCGGCGGCACCGGTGCCGGTGTCACCAACATCGTCCACACCCAGGGTTGGGTCCACTGCCACACCCCGGCTACCGACGCCTCCGGTACCGTCAAGGCCACCATGGACGTCGTCTTCGATGACTTCCAGGACATGAAGCTACCCGCTCCGGTGCGCATCTCCATGGCTTGCTGCCTGAACATGTGCGGCGCAGTTCACTGCTCCGACATCGCCATCCTCGGCATTCACCGCAAGCCCCCCATCCTGGACCACGAATACCTGGACAACCTGTGCGAAATCCCGCTGGCCGTGGCTGCTTGCCCCACCGGCGCCGTGCGTCCGTCCAAGGTTGAAATCAACGGTGAGACCTACAAGACCGTTGCCGTCAAGGAAGAGCGCTGCATGTTCTGCGGCAACTGCTACACCATGTGCCCCTCCATGCCTCTGGCAGACAAGGAAGGCGACGGTATCGCACTGATGGTCGGTGGTAAGATCTCCAACCGCATCACCAAGCCCGCCTTCTCCAAGGTCGTGGTTCCGTTCATCCCCAACGAGCCGCCCCGCTGGCCCACGATGACCAAGGTGATCAAGAAGATCCTCGACACCTACGCTGCCGACGCCAACAAGTACGAGCGTCTGGGCGACTGGGCCAACCGTATCGGTTGGGAGCGCTTCTTCGAGAAATGCGATCTGCCGTTCTCCGAGCATCTGATCGATGACTTCCGTGATCCGGCATACTACACCTGGCGTCAGACGACCCAGTTCAAGTGGTAA
- a CDS encoding dissimilatory sulfite reductase D family protein, with protein MALDLEAAKAEIIKFCEEKSKNKSKFYFNDFTKLFPEEKARAVKKVLTALVQEEKMVFWSSGSTTMYGLAGAGKQAASEGED; from the coding sequence ATGGCACTCGATCTTGAAGCCGCAAAAGCTGAGATTATTAAGTTTTGCGAGGAGAAGTCCAAGAACAAATCCAAGTTCTACTTCAACGACTTCACCAAGCTCTTTCCCGAGGAAAAGGCTCGTGCAGTCAAGAAAGTCCTGACCGCTCTGGTGCAGGAAGAAAAGATGGTGTTCTGGTCCTCCGGTTCCACCACCATGTACGGCTTGGCCGGTGCCGGCAAGCAGGCCGCTTCCGAGGGCGAAGATTAG
- a CDS encoding cobyrinate a,c-diamide synthase, giving the protein MKNSIPRIILAGLSGGTGKTIVSLALARSFSRAGKRVAPFKKGPDYIDAQWLGLAAGNPCSNLDPFFHSAETIRSLFFHRSRGADLSVIEGNRGLFDGMDEHGSCSTSELARMLDAPVLLAIDCTKMTRTTAAIIKGCAEFEPGLNLAGVILNRTAGERHRSVLRKSIETHTGVPVLGMLPKIASNPIPERHMGLMSDQEYDGSSHLDALADMAEEWLDMDGILAAAAAAPDFGPAPAPIFPGEPAEKKVRIGYVHDAALWFYYPENLEALEHAGAELVRLSLLSGDPWPEIDGLYLGGGFPEVFASEIAANRAVLDHLKALSASGLPIYAECGGFMVLCDALEIHGGSYAMAGVFPVSTSFCPRPQGLGYTEAETVRENPFFEFGSRIRGHEFHYSLCVSDGAPVVPTALAMHRGKGSAIGFDGFLKDNTLAGYNHIHALAVPGWSQRFVAAAARFKNS; this is encoded by the coding sequence GTGAAAAATAGTATCCCCCGAATCATCCTGGCCGGTCTGTCCGGCGGCACAGGGAAGACCATCGTCTCCCTGGCCCTTGCCCGTTCCTTCAGCCGGGCCGGGAAGCGCGTGGCCCCGTTCAAGAAGGGGCCCGACTATATCGACGCCCAGTGGCTCGGGCTGGCCGCCGGGAATCCGTGCTCCAACCTCGATCCGTTTTTCCACTCCGCAGAAACCATCCGGTCGCTTTTCTTTCACCGGTCCCGTGGCGCCGACCTGAGCGTCATCGAAGGCAACCGGGGATTGTTCGACGGCATGGACGAGCACGGCTCCTGCTCCACCTCCGAATTGGCCCGCATGCTTGATGCGCCGGTCCTCCTGGCAATCGATTGCACCAAGATGACCCGTACAACGGCAGCCATCATCAAGGGGTGCGCCGAGTTCGAGCCGGGCCTGAACCTGGCCGGCGTCATCCTCAACCGCACCGCCGGGGAACGCCACCGCTCGGTCTTGAGGAAATCCATCGAGACCCACACCGGGGTGCCCGTGCTCGGCATGCTGCCCAAGATCGCTTCCAACCCGATCCCGGAACGGCATATGGGGCTGATGTCCGACCAGGAATACGACGGGTCTTCCCATCTCGACGCCTTGGCCGACATGGCCGAGGAGTGGCTGGACATGGACGGCATCCTGGCCGCCGCCGCCGCGGCCCCGGATTTCGGGCCCGCCCCGGCACCCATATTTCCCGGCGAGCCCGCCGAAAAAAAGGTCCGCATCGGCTATGTGCACGACGCGGCCCTCTGGTTCTATTATCCGGAAAACCTGGAAGCCCTGGAACACGCAGGGGCCGAGTTGGTACGCCTGTCCCTGTTGTCAGGCGACCCCTGGCCCGAGATAGACGGGCTGTATCTGGGCGGCGGCTTTCCCGAAGTCTTCGCCTCGGAGATCGCTGCCAACCGCGCCGTCCTCGATCATCTCAAGGCGCTGTCCGCGTCGGGGCTGCCCATCTATGCCGAGTGCGGCGGGTTCATGGTCCTGTGCGACGCCCTTGAAATTCACGGGGGTTCTTACGCCATGGCCGGCGTTTTTCCGGTGTCCACCTCTTTCTGCCCGCGACCGCAGGGACTCGGCTACACCGAGGCGGAAACGGTGCGCGAAAATCCGTTTTTCGAGTTCGGCTCCCGCATCCGGGGTCACGAATTCCACTATTCCCTGTGCGTGTCCGACGGTGCGCCGGTGGTCCCCACCGCGCTGGCCATGCATCGGGGCAAGGGGAGCGCCATCGGCTTTGACGGCTTCCTCAAGGACAATACCCTGGCGGGTTACAACCACATCCACGCCCTTGCCGTGCCCGGCTGGTCGCAGCGATTCGTGGCCGCAGCAGCTCGCTTCAAAAATTCCTGA
- a CDS encoding DegT/DnrJ/EryC1/StrS family aminotransferase: MSIPFIDLKTQYRQVEEAVKKGIDGVLEHGAYIMGPEIPELEAKLAEFSQTDFGVGCASGTDALLMALMAQGVGRGDAIFTTPFTFIATAEVVSLLGATPVFVDIDPVTYNIDPDDLRRKISYVRNNRADLKAKGVISVDIFGQPADYDAIEPMVHNSGLFLIVDAAQSFGAVYKGRPVCSIGDMACTSFFPAKPLGCYGDGGMVFCHSEEARTLLHSIRVHGMGLDKYDNDRIGINGRIDSIQAAVLLAKFAIFPGELTKRQEVADRYAALLSSIDGLTPPVIAEGSASAWAQYCVLARDTEHRTECMEKLKEAGVPSVIYYPKPLHLQKAFKSLGYAEGDFPIAENVAGRIFALPMHPYLAAEDQEAVVSPLAG, encoded by the coding sequence ATGAGCATACCTTTTATTGATTTGAAAACACAGTACAGGCAGGTTGAAGAGGCCGTGAAAAAGGGGATCGACGGGGTCCTCGAGCACGGGGCATACATCATGGGTCCCGAGATCCCGGAGCTTGAAGCCAAGCTGGCCGAGTTCTCCCAGACCGATTTCGGCGTCGGCTGCGCATCCGGCACCGACGCACTGCTCATGGCCCTCATGGCCCAGGGCGTGGGCCGGGGCGACGCCATCTTCACCACGCCGTTCACCTTCATCGCCACGGCCGAGGTCGTGTCCCTGCTCGGGGCCACCCCCGTGTTCGTGGACATCGACCCCGTGACCTACAACATCGATCCCGACGACCTGCGCCGCAAGATCAGTTACGTCAGGAACAACCGTGCAGACCTGAAGGCCAAGGGCGTCATCTCGGTCGATATTTTCGGCCAGCCCGCCGACTACGACGCCATCGAACCCATGGTCCACAATTCCGGCCTGTTCCTCATCGTGGACGCGGCCCAATCCTTCGGCGCCGTGTACAAGGGAAGGCCCGTCTGCTCCATCGGCGACATGGCCTGCACCTCGTTCTTCCCGGCCAAGCCGCTGGGCTGCTACGGCGACGGCGGCATGGTCTTCTGCCACAGCGAGGAGGCGCGTACGCTGCTGCACTCCATCCGCGTGCACGGCATGGGACTGGACAAGTACGACAACGACCGCATCGGCATCAACGGCCGTATCGACTCCATCCAGGCCGCCGTTCTCCTGGCCAAGTTCGCCATCTTCCCGGGTGAGCTGACCAAGCGCCAGGAAGTGGCCGACAGGTATGCCGCGCTCCTTTCCTCCATCGACGGGCTGACCCCGCCGGTCATTGCCGAGGGCAGCGCGTCCGCCTGGGCGCAGTACTGCGTTCTGGCGCGCGATACCGAGCATCGCACCGAGTGCATGGAAAAGCTCAAGGAAGCGGGCGTGCCGTCCGTCATCTACTACCCCAAGCCCCTGCATCTGCAGAAGGCCTTCAAGAGCCTGGGGTACGCAGAGGGCGACTTCCCGATCGCCGAGAACGTGGCCGGACGCATTTTTGCCCTGCCCATGCACCCCTACCTCGCCGCAGAGGATCAGGAAGCCGTGGTTTCGCCCCTTGCGGGCTAG
- a CDS encoding peptidylprolyl isomerase produces the protein MIKMETSMGDIVIELDFEKAPKSAENFQQYVEDGFYDGLIFHRVINGFMVQGGGMDENMKEKATRESIENEANNGLKNDCYTLAMARTMDPHSASSQFFINVKDNAFLNFSSETPQGWGYAVFGKVVQGQDVVDEIKNVDTGRHGFHDDVPLEPVFINKAYVVED, from the coding sequence ATGATCAAAATGGAAACCAGCATGGGCGACATCGTCATCGAACTCGACTTCGAGAAAGCCCCCAAGTCCGCCGAGAACTTCCAGCAGTACGTGGAAGACGGCTTCTACGACGGCCTCATCTTCCACCGCGTCATCAACGGATTCATGGTCCAGGGCGGCGGCATGGACGAGAACATGAAGGAAAAGGCCACCCGCGAGTCCATTGAAAACGAGGCCAACAACGGTCTGAAGAACGATTGCTACACCCTGGCCATGGCCCGGACCATGGACCCGCACTCCGCGTCCTCCCAATTCTTCATCAACGTCAAGGACAACGCATTCCTCAACTTCTCCTCCGAGACCCCCCAGGGCTGGGGCTATGCCGTGTTCGGCAAGGTCGTCCAGGGCCAGGACGTGGTCGACGAGATCAAGAACGTGGACACCGGCCGTCACGGCTTCCACGACGACGTTCCCCTGGAGCCGGTCTTCATCAACAAGGCCTATGTCGTCGAAGACTAG
- a CDS encoding ABC transporter ATP-binding protein, producing the protein MSTPLLQIDNLYVKYGNIEALHGISFTVDQGEIVTLIGANGAGKSTTLMSIAQLPPPEAPKIIKGDIKFKGDSILGMAPDKIVSDLHMALVPEGRHIFGNLTVEENLKLATYSRKGQQTDIDRDYKRVYTLFPRLDERKKQRSESLSGGEQQMLAVGRALMSGTKFIMLDEPSMGLAPLLMYDMFRTLKELNEEGMTILLVEQNANLALKFAHRGYVIDTGEIVAEGPSDKLMEDPEVKKAYLGG; encoded by the coding sequence ATGAGTACCCCGCTTCTCCAGATCGACAACCTGTACGTCAAATACGGCAACATCGAGGCCCTGCACGGCATATCCTTCACCGTCGACCAGGGCGAGATCGTCACCCTTATCGGCGCCAACGGCGCGGGCAAGTCCACCACGCTCATGTCCATCGCCCAGCTGCCGCCGCCCGAAGCGCCCAAGATCATCAAGGGCGACATCAAGTTCAAGGGCGACTCCATCCTGGGCATGGCTCCGGACAAGATCGTCTCGGACCTGCACATGGCCCTGGTGCCCGAAGGACGGCACATCTTCGGCAACCTGACCGTCGAGGAAAACCTCAAGCTGGCTACTTACTCCCGCAAGGGCCAGCAGACGGACATCGATCGCGACTACAAGCGCGTGTACACGCTCTTCCCGCGCCTCGACGAGCGCAAGAAACAGCGCTCCGAGTCCCTGTCCGGCGGTGAACAGCAGATGCTCGCCGTGGGCCGCGCCCTCATGTCCGGGACAAAGTTCATCATGCTCGACGAGCCGTCCATGGGACTGGCCCCGCTGCTCATGTACGACATGTTCCGCACCCTCAAGGAGCTCAACGAGGAAGGCATGACCATCCTGCTCGTCGAGCAGAACGCCAACCTCGCCCTCAAGTTCGCCCACCGGGGCTACGTCATCGACACCGGCGAGATCGTGGCCGAAGGACCGTCCGACAAACTCATGGAAGACCCTGAAGTCAAGAAGGCCTACCTCGGCGGCTAA
- a CDS encoding ABC transporter ATP-binding protein, with translation MSLLKIDSLTQRFGGLQAVSEFSVDMKGGELMGLIGPNGAGKTTIFNLISGFYQPTEGSITLDGKATAGLKPHQVTSLGVARTFQNIRLWHDMTVLDNIRIAQHYRMGYGVWDAVIRGKKFRAREARILEIAEELLEAMSLTDVANEFPKNLPYGLQRRVEIARAMSVQPKLLLLDEPAAGLNSADVEGLIKLVRWIHENFDITIFMIEHQMKVVTSLCQWIKVIDFGATIAEGTAEDIQSNPAVIKAYLGDDNI, from the coding sequence ATGTCTTTGCTTAAAATCGACTCCCTGACCCAGCGCTTCGGCGGCCTCCAGGCCGTGAGCGAATTCTCCGTGGACATGAAGGGCGGAGAGCTCATGGGTCTCATCGGCCCCAACGGCGCAGGCAAGACCACCATCTTCAACCTGATCTCCGGCTTCTACCAGCCCACTGAAGGGTCCATCACCCTGGACGGCAAGGCGACCGCAGGGCTCAAGCCCCACCAGGTCACCTCCCTGGGCGTGGCCCGAACCTTCCAGAACATCCGCCTGTGGCACGACATGACCGTGCTGGACAACATCCGCATCGCCCAGCACTACCGCATGGGTTACGGCGTCTGGGATGCCGTCATCCGCGGCAAAAAATTCCGCGCCCGCGAAGCCCGCATCCTGGAGATCGCCGAGGAACTGCTCGAAGCCATGTCCCTGACCGACGTGGCCAACGAGTTCCCCAAGAACCTCCCCTACGGGCTCCAGCGCCGGGTGGAGATCGCCCGGGCCATGTCGGTCCAGCCCAAGCTGCTGCTCCTCGACGAGCCCGCTGCCGGCCTGAACTCCGCCGACGTGGAAGGCCTCATCAAGCTGGTGCGCTGGATTCATGAGAACTTCGACATCACCATCTTCATGATCGAGCACCAGATGAAGGTCGTCACCTCCCTGTGCCAGTGGATCAAGGTCATCGACTTCGGCGCAACCATCGCCGAGGGCACCGCTGAAGACATCCAGTCCAACCCGGCCGTCATCAAGGCCTACCTGGGAGACGACAACATATGA
- a CDS encoding branched-chain amino acid ABC transporter permease has product MQKYSLNVLMAALAVVLLVLAQFHIIDNYIQAVIMYVGINIMMSTSLNLVNGNMGEFTCGHAAYMCVGAYVSSILSVMFFGTKLGDPMFPASMAFILFPVIVLIGGMVAALSSILVALPSFKTRDDYLAIITIAVNYMVISAIENMDFIGGSRGFQGMKDTVWAMRDTFDGPWMLLWVILFTAFTIWVIRRFITSTYGKGVNAICQDEVAAEIMSVNTNKIKIVNFMISAGLAGCAGGLFAHIVGYVNPQSFNILKSTEAMVMVYLGGMGSLSGAIISAVVFTGLMEVLRSQAIMDFLLAPATFVFPDWEPSAGVIKWVMIPLMLVLIMQFRSEGILGNKELSDVFPKLKKYYTFK; this is encoded by the coding sequence ATGCAAAAATACTCCCTGAACGTCCTCATGGCGGCCCTGGCCGTGGTCCTGCTGGTGCTGGCCCAGTTCCACATCATCGACAACTACATCCAGGCCGTCATCATGTACGTGGGCATCAACATCATGATGTCCACCTCGCTCAACTTGGTGAACGGCAACATGGGCGAATTCACCTGCGGCCACGCCGCCTACATGTGCGTGGGCGCCTACGTCTCGTCCATCCTGTCCGTCATGTTCTTCGGCACCAAGCTCGGCGACCCGATGTTCCCGGCCTCCATGGCCTTCATCCTCTTCCCGGTCATCGTGCTCATCGGCGGCATGGTGGCGGCCCTGTCCTCCATCCTCGTGGCCCTGCCCTCCTTCAAGACCCGTGACGACTACCTTGCGATCATCACCATCGCGGTCAACTACATGGTCATCTCGGCCATCGAGAACATGGACTTCATCGGCGGCTCCCGCGGCTTCCAGGGAATGAAGGACACGGTCTGGGCCATGCGGGACACCTTTGACGGTCCCTGGATGCTCCTGTGGGTCATCCTGTTCACCGCGTTCACCATCTGGGTCATCCGCCGCTTCATCACCTCCACCTACGGCAAGGGCGTCAACGCCATCTGCCAGGACGAGGTCGCCGCCGAGATCATGTCCGTGAACACCAACAAGATCAAAATCGTGAACTTCATGATCTCCGCCGGGCTGGCCGGATGCGCGGGCGGCCTGTTCGCCCATATCGTCGGCTACGTGAACCCGCAGTCCTTCAACATCCTGAAGTCCACCGAGGCCATGGTCATGGTCTACCTCGGCGGCATGGGCTCGCTCTCGGGCGCGATCATCTCCGCCGTGGTCTTCACCGGGCTGATGGAAGTGCTGCGCTCCCAGGCGATCATGGATTTCCTGCTGGCCCCGGCCACCTTCGTGTTCCCGGACTGGGAACCGTCCGCCGGCGTCATCAAGTGGGTCATGATTCCGCTCATGCTCGTCCTGATCATGCAGTTCCGGTCCGAGGGCATTCTCGGAAACAAGGAGCTGTCGGACGTGTTCCCGAAACTCAAAAAATACTACACATTCAAATAG